A stretch of the Gracilinanus agilis isolate LMUSP501 chromosome 4, AgileGrace, whole genome shotgun sequence genome encodes the following:
- the LOC123246765 gene encoding late cornified envelope protein 5A-like, which yields MSCQQSQQQCQAPKCPPKCPPKCQTPKCPPKCPPKCPPKCPPNSGGCCSSGGCCSSGSGGGCCLFSHHRRSHRRRRQRSDCCDSGSGHNQQSGSCCGSSGGCCGSSGGCCGSSGGCC from the exons ATGTCCTGCCAGCAAAGCCAGCAACAGTGCCAGGCCCCTAAGTGCCCACCCAAGTGCCCTCCCAAATGTCAGACACCTAAGTGCCCACCCAAGTGTCCACCTAAGTGTCCTCCCAAATGCCCTCCCAA CTCAGGAGGATGCTGTAGCTCTGGGGGATGCTGCAGCTCTGGCTCTGGAGGTGGCTGCTGCCTCTTCTCCCATCACAGGAGATCCCACAGGCGTAGGCGCCAGAGGTCTGACTGCTGTGACAGTGGCAGTGGGCACAACCAGCAGTCTGGAAGCTGCTGTGGGAGCTCTGGAGGTTGCTGTGGGAGCTCTGGGGGCTGCTGTGGGAGCTCTGGGGGCTGCTGTTGA